From Syntrophales bacterium, one genomic window encodes:
- the secG gene encoding preprotein translocase subunit SecG has translation MHTLITILHIIICLILILVVLLQAGKGASMGAVFGGSSQTVFGSSGPGGFLSRMTTVVAVVFMLTSFGLSYMASHKGSSLMEGAVKPATQQAAPAPKTAAQFPTAAPTAPGQPAAPLSSK, from the coding sequence GTGCATACACTGATCACCATTTTACACATCATCATTTGCCTAATTCTGATTCTCGTCGTTCTTCTTCAGGCAGGAAAAGGCGCCAGCATGGGCGCTGTTTTCGGAGGTTCAAGCCAGACAGTCTTCGGAAGCAGCGGACCGGGGGGCTTCCTCAGCCGGATGACGACAGTCGTCGCGGTTGTCTTTATGCTGACCTCTTTTGGCCTCTCCTACATGGCCTCGCACAAGGGCTCGTCGCTGATGGAAGGCGCGGTAAAGCCGGCCACCCAACAAGCCGCGCCAGCGCCCAAAACGGCTGCTCAGTTTCCAACAGCCGCCCCGACTGCGCCGGGACAACCAGCCGCTCCGCTGAGCTCCAAATAG
- the tpiA gene encoding triose-phosphate isomerase, which produces MARTVIAGNWKMNKTIGEAVAFAADLCKALADKPDLPEIIIAPPFTALQAVSAVISGSSISLAAQNIHEADKGAFTGEISGGMLREAGCRFVIIGHSERRILFGEENERLNKKLVAALGAGLNPIFCIGESLQNREENRMEEVIGEQLKEGLNNLDDNDIRRILIAYEPVWAIGTGKTAAPSQAQEMHRFIRNWIAGRHSKELSEETVILYGGSVTPQNVALLMSQPDINGALVGGASLDVESFVRIVEYKSNQGV; this is translated from the coding sequence GTGGCTCGCACGGTAATCGCTGGGAACTGGAAGATGAACAAAACCATTGGCGAAGCGGTTGCCTTTGCCGCTGATTTATGCAAAGCGCTCGCAGATAAACCTGATTTGCCCGAAATAATCATCGCCCCGCCCTTCACCGCCCTTCAAGCCGTTTCCGCCGTAATCAGCGGATCATCTATATCCCTGGCCGCGCAGAATATCCACGAGGCGGATAAGGGCGCGTTCACAGGCGAGATATCCGGCGGGATGCTTCGGGAAGCCGGCTGCCGCTTCGTAATCATCGGCCACTCGGAAAGGCGAATCCTCTTCGGCGAGGAAAATGAGCGCCTCAACAAAAAGCTCGTTGCCGCCCTCGGGGCCGGTCTAAACCCAATATTCTGCATAGGGGAATCCCTCCAGAATCGAGAAGAAAACCGCATGGAAGAGGTTATCGGAGAGCAACTGAAAGAAGGGTTGAATAATCTTGACGACAATGATATAAGGCGCATCCTTATCGCCTATGAACCGGTCTGGGCGATTGGAACGGGGAAAACGGCTGCCCCGTCGCAGGCCCAGGAAATGCACCGGTTTATCAGGAATTGGATAGCCGGAAGGCACTCAAAAGAACTTTCGGAAGAGACCGTCATCCTGTACGGAGGCAGCGTCACACCCCAGAACGTCGCCCTGCTCATGTCCCAGCCAGACATTAACGGGGCGCTTGTCGGCGGGGCGAGTCTGGATGTAGAATCTTTTGTGCGGATTGTAGAATATAAATCAAATCAAGGGGTATAA